From the Streptococcus sp. 29887 genome, one window contains:
- the rplI gene encoding 50S ribosomal protein L9, with protein MKVIFLADVKGQGKKGEIKEVPTGYAQNFLIKKNLAKEATTQAISALRGQEKSKAKAHAEMIAEAEAIKAKLAEEATLVKFVEKVGPDGRTFGSITSKKIAEELEKQFGIKIDKRHIQLDHPIRALGLIDVPVKIYQDVTGVINLSIKEA; from the coding sequence ATGAAAGTTATCTTTTTGGCAGATGTAAAAGGTCAGGGAAAAAAAGGTGAAATCAAGGAAGTTCCAACAGGTTATGCCCAAAACTTCTTGATTAAGAAAAATTTAGCTAAGGAAGCTACAACACAAGCAATCAGCGCTCTTCGTGGTCAAGAAAAGTCTAAAGCTAAGGCTCATGCGGAAATGATTGCAGAAGCAGAGGCTATCAAGGCCAAGTTGGCAGAAGAGGCTACTTTGGTGAAATTTGTTGAAAAAGTTGGTCCAGATGGTCGTACATTTGGTTCGATTACCAGCAAGAAGATTGCTGAAGAATTGGAAAAACAATTTGGTATTAAGATTGACAAACGTCATATCCAATTGGACCACCCAATTCGTGCCCTTGGTTTGATTGATGTTCCTGTCAAAATCTATCAAGATGTGACAGGTGTTATCAATTTGAGTATTAAAGAAGCTTAG